In Falco cherrug isolate bFalChe1 chromosome 5, bFalChe1.pri, whole genome shotgun sequence, one DNA window encodes the following:
- the LOC129736192 gene encoding heat shock factor protein 5-like translates to MLCHVVLRPRPLSRARSRGAGQPWRGAGLRSACSPLCPACSRFPRPGAHPRRGSRTSRLPPGRLWAGSGAAPSGSFRPRASAARSLTEATADAGGSGAEGPAGLWRLVNSPRCRSVRWGASGRGLVINQPLCECELLGAGPAVAAQPGGRGAAAAAGFFKTKNFSSFIRQLSLYGFRKVGMLPGSSVVGPGPGPGPEGGQGNGGNCTGPLHRFRSPHFRRDRPDLLVHLKRLTKGNKAKMAAGLDVTSRPPNRFQRLPGTPLNGQPLPPPSTLSRPGLLTVGQFHQLYGQGV, encoded by the exons ATGTTGTGTCACGTGGTCCTGCGGCCCCGCCCCCTTTCCCGCGCGCGGTCCCGGGGCGCCGGGCAGCCatggcggggcgcggggctgcggaGCGCGTGTTCCCCGCTCTGCCCCGCCTGCAGCCGCTTTCCACGGCCCGGCGCCCACCCGCGCCGTGGTTCAAGGACGTCCAGGCTGCCCCCGGGACggctgtgggctggcagcggggccgccccgAGCGGCAGCTTTCGGCCCCGGGCCTCAGCCGCCCGGTCGCTCACGGAAGCTACGGCagatgctggtggcagcggagctgaggggccggcggg GCTGTGGCGGCTGGTCAACAGCCCGCGCTGCCGCTCCGTTCGCTGGGGCGCCTCCGGCCGGGGGCTGGTCATCAACCAGCCGCTCTGTGAGTGCGAGCTGCtgggcgccgggccggccgtCGCCGCGCAGCcgggtggccgtggggcagcggcagccgccgGTTTCTTCAAGACCAagaacttcagcagcttcatcCGGCAGCTCAGTCTCTATGGCTTCCGCAAGGTGGGGATGTTGCCGGGGAGCAGTGTGGTGGGGCCCGGGCCTGGGCCGGGCCCAGAGGGTGGACAAGGCAACGGTGGCAACTGCACCGGGCCCCTGCATCGCTTCCGCAGCCCCCACTTTCGCCGCGACCGCCCCGACCTCCTCGTCCACCTGAAGCGCCTGACGAAGGGCAACAAGGCGAAGATGGCAGCGGGCCTGGATGTGACCAGCCGCCCACCCAACCGCTTCCAGCGCTTGCCTGGCACGCCACTGAACGGGCAGCCGCTGCCTCCGCCCTCGACGCTCAGCAGGCCTG gactgctgaCTGTAGGACAGTTTCATCAACTTTACGGTCAAGGTGTT